The Dehalogenimonas sp. THU2 genome includes a region encoding these proteins:
- a CDS encoding inositol-3-phosphate synthase, producing the protein MGKINVAIIGVGNCASSLVQGVHYYRKAKENEFVPGLMHVNLGGYHVSDIEFVAAFDVDKNKVGKDLSEAIFTTPNNTFKFTDVPLSGVKVERGMTHDGLGKYLSQIIEKAPGPTADIVGILKEKKVDVVINYLPVGSEEATKWYVEQVLEAGCAFINCIPVFIAREKYWQDRFINKGLPIIGDDIKSQVGATIVHRVLTHLFRERGVKLERTYQLNFGGNTDFMNMLERERLESKKISKTNAVSSQLDYKMNPSDIHVGPSDYVPWLEDRKFCHIRMEGRTFGDVPLLVECKLEVWDSPNSAGVVIDAVRCAKLALERGIKGSLFGPSSYFMKSPPEQYSDACAHDATESFIAESVAELKKGKKAEAKEAK; encoded by the coding sequence TTGGGCAAGATCAATGTCGCCATCATTGGCGTAGGCAATTGTGCCTCGTCTCTGGTACAGGGAGTCCACTACTATCGTAAGGCAAAAGAGAATGAGTTCGTCCCGGGCCTGATGCATGTCAACCTCGGCGGTTACCACGTCAGCGATATCGAGTTCGTGGCCGCTTTCGATGTGGACAAGAACAAGGTCGGCAAGGACCTGTCAGAAGCCATTTTCACCACCCCGAATAACACTTTTAAATTCACCGATGTACCGTTGTCCGGCGTCAAGGTGGAACGCGGCATGACCCATGACGGTCTGGGCAAATACCTCTCCCAGATCATCGAGAAAGCCCCGGGCCCCACCGCCGATATCGTCGGCATCCTCAAGGAAAAGAAAGTCGATGTCGTTATCAACTACCTGCCGGTCGGCTCCGAAGAAGCCACCAAATGGTACGTGGAGCAGGTCCTCGAGGCCGGCTGCGCTTTCATCAACTGCATCCCGGTGTTCATCGCCCGTGAAAAATACTGGCAGGACCGCTTCATCAATAAAGGTCTGCCCATTATCGGCGACGATATCAAGAGCCAGGTCGGCGCCACCATCGTGCACCGCGTCCTGACCCACCTCTTCCGCGAGCGCGGCGTCAAACTGGAGCGCACCTATCAGCTCAACTTCGGCGGCAATACCGATTTCATGAACATGCTGGAGCGCGAGCGCCTGGAAAGCAAAAAGATTTCCAAGACCAACGCCGTGTCCTCCCAGTTGGACTACAAGATGAATCCTTCCGATATCCACGTCGGTCCGTCGGACTACGTACCGTGGCTGGAAGACCGCAAGTTCTGCCACATCCGCATGGAAGGCCGCACCTTCGGCGATGTGCCCCTGCTGGTTGAATGCAAACTCGAGGTCTGGGACAGCCCGAACTCCGCCGGCGTGGTCATCGACGCCGTCCGCTGCGCCAAGCTGGCGCTGGAGCGCGGTATCAAGGGATCCCTTTTCGGCCCTTCATCCTACTTCATGAAATCACCGCCGGAACAATATTCCGACGCCTGCGCTCATGACGCCACCGAAAGCTTCATCGCCGAAAGTGTGGCGGAACTCAAAAAGGGCAAAAAAGCCGAAGCCAAAGAGGCCAAATAG
- the pdxT gene encoding pyridoxal 5'-phosphate synthase glutaminase subunit PdxT, with protein MKIGVLALQGAFAEHICVLERLGVKAVAVRRAEELDALSGLIIPGGESTTMLKLAGIYHLDEKLKALSAKGFPIWGTCAGAILLAGEVGNTNPNMPAGLGLMKIVVRRNAFGRQVDSFEDKLKVPALGEAPFPAVFIRAPLIESAEPPAEVLARLGNGAIVAVRQDNLLATSFHPELGLDDRFHCYFLKMAEAYQAYR; from the coding sequence TTGAAGATCGGTGTTTTAGCTTTGCAGGGCGCCTTCGCGGAGCATATTTGCGTGCTGGAACGCCTGGGCGTCAAGGCCGTAGCGGTGCGAAGGGCGGAAGAACTCGACGCCCTGAGCGGCCTCATCATCCCCGGCGGCGAGAGCACTACCATGCTGAAACTGGCCGGCATTTACCACCTGGATGAGAAGCTCAAGGCCTTATCCGCCAAAGGCTTCCCTATCTGGGGCACCTGCGCCGGCGCCATCCTTTTAGCCGGAGAGGTCGGCAACACCAATCCCAATATGCCCGCAGGCCTGGGATTGATGAAGATTGTTGTCCGCCGTAACGCCTTCGGCCGCCAGGTGGACAGCTTCGAGGACAAGCTGAAGGTCCCCGCGCTGGGCGAAGCCCCTTTCCCCGCCGTCTTCATCCGCGCTCCTCTTATCGAAAGCGCCGAACCACCGGCGGAGGTATTGGCGCGCCTGGGCAACGGCGCCATCGTGGCGGTGCGGCAGGATAACCTGCTGGCCACCAGCTTCCACCCGGAACTCGGCCTCGACGACCGCTTCCACTGCTACTTCCTGAAAATGGCGGAGGCCTACCAGGCTTACCGGTGA
- a CDS encoding GNAT family N-acetyltransferase, translated as MTADALLTPLSLKLTKPASHTCARAFAEDPSNEYLIPDEAKRRHLHYSFEYYLRYSYFGRNEVYLTSKRCEGVACWASSEETDSWLTRWRAGYPFLPLHCGWTSMQRGVAANKESQRLLRDHAPDRVMQLDLIAVDPKFQGQGFASMLLRPMLHRLDNDDMPCYLETQSLRNVEMYRRFGFELKETAVIPGTNFPLFAMLRPPRPVMPASVSMSEEVSAPLTEALFQV; from the coding sequence ATGACCGCTGACGCACTCCTGACGCCGCTCAGTCTGAAACTAACAAAACCGGCATCTCACACTTGCGCTCGAGCCTTCGCTGAAGACCCGTCGAATGAGTATCTCATTCCTGATGAAGCTAAGCGCCGTCACCTGCATTACTCCTTCGAATACTATCTGCGGTACAGCTATTTCGGCCGCAACGAGGTCTATCTGACATCGAAGCGCTGTGAAGGCGTCGCTTGCTGGGCTTCATCTGAAGAAACCGATTCATGGCTGACGCGCTGGCGCGCCGGTTACCCATTTCTGCCGTTGCACTGCGGCTGGACATCGATGCAGCGTGGCGTTGCGGCCAATAAAGAAAGCCAGCGGCTGCTGCGCGACCATGCGCCGGACCGTGTCATGCAATTGGATCTGATTGCCGTCGATCCCAAATTTCAGGGTCAAGGGTTTGCAAGTATGCTCCTCCGTCCGATGCTGCATCGGCTGGATAACGACGACATGCCCTGCTACCTGGAAACGCAGAGCCTCCGGAATGTGGAGATGTACCGGCGTTTCGGGTTTGAACTGAAAGAAACAGCGGTAATACCGGGCACCAATTTCCCGTTGTTCGCCATGTTACGTCCGCCACGCCCGGTCATGCCTGCATCGGTATCGATGTCCGAAGAGGTCAGCGCACCGTTGACAGAGGCATTATTTCAGGTTTAA
- a CDS encoding alanine--glyoxylate aminotransferase family protein, producing MQNLRIPGPTPCPPEVLAAMSRQMINHRGVEFSEMVKEVTANMKQVFQTKNDLLLLTGSGTAGLEAAAVNMLSPGDSVLSVSIGVFGERFAKIAQTYGAVVVPLNFPHGQAADVDAVKKALANNPQVKAVLVTHNETSTGITNDLKAISAAVKGAGKLLLVDCISSLGSVNVPVDEWGIDVAISGSQKGWMVPPGMAMISVSEAGWQAYAQAKMPRFYLDLGKAKAGLEKGQTPWTPNVSVVFAFQVALKMMLEEGIENIFARHERHGKFTRDGVKALGLNLLADERYASNTVTSVVADRGLDAKKLNKIMRDEFDIVLAGGQGPLEGKIFRIGHLGMVKEADLQAVFDALKVALPKAGFTG from the coding sequence GTGCAGAACTTACGTATTCCCGGTCCCACCCCCTGCCCCCCGGAAGTCCTGGCCGCCATGAGCCGTCAGATGATCAACCACCGCGGCGTCGAGTTTTCCGAGATGGTCAAAGAAGTCACCGCCAACATGAAGCAGGTCTTCCAAACGAAAAACGACCTGCTGCTACTTACCGGTTCCGGCACCGCCGGGCTGGAAGCCGCCGCTGTCAACATGCTCTCCCCCGGCGATTCGGTTCTTTCCGTTTCCATCGGTGTTTTCGGCGAGCGCTTCGCCAAGATCGCCCAGACCTACGGCGCGGTCGTCGTGCCGTTGAACTTCCCCCACGGCCAGGCTGCCGATGTCGATGCGGTTAAAAAGGCGCTCGCCAACAACCCGCAGGTCAAGGCGGTGCTGGTCACCCATAACGAAACTTCCACCGGTATCACCAACGACCTCAAGGCTATCTCCGCCGCCGTCAAGGGCGCCGGCAAGCTGCTGTTGGTGGACTGCATCAGCTCTCTTGGATCGGTTAACGTCCCGGTGGATGAGTGGGGCATCGATGTCGCCATCTCCGGTTCACAGAAAGGCTGGATGGTACCGCCGGGTATGGCCATGATCTCCGTCTCCGAGGCCGGCTGGCAGGCATATGCCCAGGCTAAAATGCCTCGTTTCTATTTGGACCTCGGCAAGGCCAAGGCCGGCCTGGAAAAAGGCCAGACTCCGTGGACGCCCAACGTGTCCGTGGTCTTTGCTTTCCAGGTCGCTCTCAAGATGATGCTGGAGGAGGGTATCGAAAATATCTTCGCCCGCCACGAACGCCACGGCAAGTTCACCCGTGACGGCGTCAAAGCATTGGGCCTGAACCTCCTGGCTGACGAGCGCTACGCCTCCAATACCGTGACCTCGGTGGTGGCCGACCGCGGCCTGGACGCCAAGAAGCTCAACAAGATCATGCGGGACGAATTCGATATCGTACTGGCGGGAGGCCAGGGACCGCTCGAAGGCAAGATCTTCCGTATCGGTCACCTGGGCATGGTCAAGGAAGCCGACCTCCAGGCCGTTTTCGACGCCCTGAAAGTCGCCCTGCCCAAGGCGGGTTTTACCGGATAA
- a CDS encoding GNAT family N-acetyltransferase, with protein MHINELTPLTLDLVEPASLACARAFAGDPSTHYLIPDPSKRPNLRYSFEYYLKLAVLSKGYEVYATSPGCEGIAVWVQPDASESVLDHFRAGWPFLPLRCGWQHLFREAAVDAHFGKLRRELAPRRHLYLALLAVDPAHQGHGFASKLIHQVLERLNEEGMPAYLETQNLKNVAMYGRWGFRLLREETMPGSDFKMYLMLRDPAKSSE; from the coding sequence ATGCATATAAACGAGTTAACACCCCTGACCCTCGATCTGGTCGAACCCGCCTCTTTAGCCTGCGCCCGCGCCTTTGCCGGCGATCCTTCCACCCATTACCTGATCCCTGACCCATCCAAACGCCCCAATCTTCGTTATTCATTCGAGTACTATTTGAAATTGGCGGTGCTTTCCAAGGGATATGAAGTTTACGCGACATCGCCGGGATGCGAGGGGATAGCCGTTTGGGTGCAACCGGATGCCTCGGAGTCCGTCCTGGATCACTTCCGGGCCGGTTGGCCGTTTCTACCGCTGCGGTGCGGATGGCAGCATCTCTTCAGAGAAGCTGCCGTTGATGCTCATTTTGGTAAATTGCGAAGGGAATTGGCGCCCAGGCGGCATCTGTACCTGGCCCTCCTGGCTGTCGATCCGGCTCATCAGGGACACGGGTTTGCCAGCAAGTTAATTCATCAGGTGCTCGAACGACTCAACGAAGAAGGGATGCCCGCTTACCTGGAAACCCAGAATCTTAAAAACGTGGCGATGTACGGGCGGTGGGGGTTTCGGCTTCTCCGGGAGGAGACCATGCCGGGTTCAGACTTTAAAATGTATTTGATGCTTCGAGATCCGGCGAAGTCCAGTGAATGA
- a CDS encoding adenylosuccinate synthase translates to MPVTVIVGAQWGDEGKGKVIDMLAERADAVVRFSGGDNAGHTVINSQGTFKLHLIPSGVFYPDCTCVIGNGVVVNPDIFVSERDELNSRGVNTDNVYISDRSHLVMPYHILLDGLEEAARGKKSLGTTLRGIGPAFADKVARMGIRAGDLMDRGILRTRLEYVLEYKNQILTKLYGKPAIDIDELYEICCGYAEQLKSNIRETSSLLNDMVDEGKSVILEGAQGALLDTDFGTYPYATSSSPLSAGGCLGAGIGPTRIDNVLGVFKAYCSRVGAGPFPTELLDATGNRIRDLAHEYGTTTGRPRRIGWFDGVGARFSARINGMTGMAITRLDILDSFDEIKVCTAYRLNGDLIQDFPAEPAVLNQCQPVYETLPGWRQSTTGITRLEDLPKQAREFVARLEELAGCTACYVCIGPVREQTIEVRPML, encoded by the coding sequence ATGCCAGTAACAGTCATCGTCGGCGCCCAATGGGGCGACGAAGGAAAAGGGAAGGTTATTGACATGCTCGCGGAGCGTGCCGATGCGGTGGTGCGATTCTCCGGCGGCGACAATGCCGGCCATACGGTCATCAATTCGCAGGGCACCTTCAAATTACACCTGATCCCATCCGGTGTCTTCTATCCGGATTGCACCTGCGTCATCGGCAACGGGGTGGTGGTCAATCCCGATATTTTTGTCAGCGAACGGGATGAACTCAACAGCCGCGGCGTAAACACCGATAACGTTTACATCAGCGATCGCTCCCACCTGGTCATGCCCTATCACATCCTGCTGGACGGTCTTGAAGAAGCAGCCCGCGGCAAGAAATCTCTCGGCACCACTCTTCGCGGTATCGGACCGGCTTTCGCCGATAAGGTTGCCCGCATGGGCATCCGCGCCGGAGACCTGATGGATCGGGGCATCCTCAGAACCCGGCTGGAATACGTCCTGGAATACAAGAACCAGATTCTGACCAAGCTTTACGGAAAGCCCGCGATCGACATCGACGAGCTTTATGAGATTTGCTGCGGCTATGCCGAGCAGTTGAAATCCAATATCAGGGAAACATCGTCCCTCTTGAACGACATGGTCGATGAGGGCAAATCGGTCATCCTCGAAGGCGCTCAGGGCGCCCTGCTCGACACTGATTTCGGCACTTATCCCTATGCTACATCCTCGTCGCCGCTTTCCGCCGGCGGTTGCCTGGGCGCCGGTATCGGCCCTACCCGGATCGATAACGTGCTGGGTGTTTTTAAAGCTTACTGCTCCCGGGTCGGCGCAGGGCCTTTCCCGACCGAACTTTTGGATGCCACCGGCAACCGCATCCGTGACCTGGCTCATGAATACGGCACCACCACCGGCCGGCCGCGGCGCATCGGCTGGTTCGACGGCGTTGGGGCGCGTTTCAGTGCCCGCATCAACGGCATGACCGGTATGGCCATCACCCGGCTGGACATCCTCGATTCGTTTGACGAGATCAAGGTCTGCACCGCCTACCGCCTCAACGGCGATCTCATTCAGGATTTCCCGGCTGAACCGGCGGTGCTTAACCAGTGCCAACCGGTTTACGAGACACTTCCCGGCTGGCGACAATCGACGACCGGCATCACCCGGCTGGAAGACCTGCCAAAACAGGCCAGGGAATTCGTCGCCCGGTTGGAAGAGCTCGCCGGATGCACGGCCTGTTACGTCTGCATCGGCCCGGTGCGGGAACAGACCATCGAAGTGAGACCAATGCTCTAA
- the dapA gene encoding 4-hydroxy-tetrahydrodipicolinate synthase — MKELGRLITAMVTPFKDDGSIDFDQTRLLAKALVASGSDGIVVAGTTGESPTVTWEEEHELFMAVRAAVGGSARVIAGTGSNSTAEAVENTIKAEKLGVDAALLVVPYYNKPTQEGLYRHFKAVADATTLPIILYNVPGRTVTSLSADTTIRLSKIPNIVGTKEASGNLGEIARIIDETQKVRPDFTVWSGNDSDILPMMAIGAHGVISVASHLVGTQIKQMMESFVAGDIVQAAAIHRRLTPVFNNLFVVANPIPVKYALNHIGFRVGGLRLPLTEADDKTAAIIRDTLAGIHIDLPRYDR, encoded by the coding sequence GTGAAAGAACTGGGACGCCTTATCACCGCCATGGTTACGCCGTTCAAGGACGACGGCAGCATCGATTTCGACCAGACCAGGTTGCTGGCCAAAGCGCTCGTTGCTTCCGGCAGCGATGGCATAGTTGTCGCCGGCACCACCGGTGAATCGCCCACTGTAACCTGGGAAGAAGAGCATGAGCTTTTCATGGCTGTGCGGGCCGCCGTCGGCGGTTCGGCCAGGGTGATCGCCGGCACCGGCTCCAACTCCACCGCGGAGGCTGTGGAGAATACCATTAAGGCCGAAAAACTGGGTGTTGACGCCGCCTTGCTGGTGGTGCCCTACTATAATAAGCCCACTCAGGAGGGGCTGTACCGCCATTTTAAGGCTGTCGCCGACGCTACCACCCTTCCCATCATCCTTTACAACGTGCCGGGCCGTACCGTCACTTCACTCTCCGCCGATACAACGATCCGCCTGTCGAAGATCCCTAACATCGTCGGCACCAAGGAAGCCAGCGGCAACCTGGGTGAGATCGCCCGGATCATCGATGAGACTCAAAAGGTTAGGCCGGATTTCACCGTCTGGAGCGGCAATGACTCAGATATCCTGCCGATGATGGCTATCGGCGCCCACGGCGTCATCAGCGTGGCCTCACACCTCGTTGGGACTCAGATCAAGCAGATGATGGAAAGTTTCGTTGCCGGGGATATCGTTCAAGCAGCCGCTATTCACCGCCGCCTGACGCCCGTTTTCAACAACCTTTTTGTGGTGGCTAATCCCATTCCGGTAAAATACGCATTGAATCATATTGGGTTCAGGGTCGGCGGCCTCAGGCTGCCCCTGACCGAGGCAGATGATAAGACGGCAGCCATCATACGGGATACCCTCGCGGGCATCCACATTGACCTGCCAAGGTATGACCGCTGA
- a CDS encoding CDP-alcohol phosphatidyltransferase family protein yields the protein MEGKLTLNDTRRRIGGGMTAGLSRALAKSRISPNAVTVAGFIITIGAAYVISTGALLAGGLAVLFAGFFDMLDGALARASGRVTRFGAILDATLDRLSEAALLIGVMVYFAPDGNTWPIMLTGLTLAGSLTVSYLRARSEAAGLEGKEGIFTRPERVIVLALGLLFNWLIPALIIICVMSYITVGQRLSSAYRQLDGK from the coding sequence ATGGAAGGCAAATTGACGCTTAACGACACCAGGCGCCGTATCGGCGGCGGCATGACCGCCGGTCTGTCACGGGCGCTGGCTAAAAGCCGCATCAGCCCCAATGCAGTGACCGTAGCCGGTTTCATCATCACGATCGGTGCGGCATATGTCATTTCCACCGGGGCTCTGCTGGCCGGCGGTCTGGCGGTGCTGTTTGCCGGTTTCTTCGATATGCTTGACGGGGCACTGGCGCGGGCGTCGGGCCGTGTTACCCGTTTCGGCGCCATACTGGACGCCACCCTGGACCGGCTTTCCGAAGCCGCCCTGCTGATCGGCGTCATGGTCTATTTTGCCCCGGACGGCAACACCTGGCCGATAATGCTCACCGGTCTGACCCTGGCCGGGTCCTTGACGGTGAGTTACCTGCGCGCCCGTTCCGAAGCTGCCGGGCTCGAAGGCAAGGAAGGTATTTTTACGCGTCCGGAGCGGGTTATCGTGCTGGCGCTGGGCCTGCTTTTCAACTGGCTCATTCCCGCGCTCATTATTATCTGCGTAATGAGCTATATCACCGTGGGCCAGCGTTTATCGAGCGCTTACCGTCAACTTGACGGTAAATGA
- a CDS encoding DUF5679 domain-containing protein yields MEAYCVKCRTKRVIKDAKKVTLKNGKPATQGLCPVCGTKVFRIG; encoded by the coding sequence ATGGAAGCCTATTGCGTTAAGTGCCGCACCAAGCGAGTGATCAAGGACGCCAAGAAAGTCACTCTCAAAAACGGCAAACCGGCCACTCAGGGCCTGTGCCCTGTCTGTGGCACTAAAGTCTTTCGCATCGGCTAG
- the serA gene encoding phosphoglycerate dehydrogenase has product MKKVLVADALSPAGVERIKAVAEVDIRTGLKPDELIAAIGDYDALLVRSQTQVTAAVIEAGKKLQIIGRAGVGVDNIDINAATERGIIVVNAPTGNTISAAEHAMALMLSLARHIPRANSSLKSCQWKRSDFMGTELKGKTLGVVGLGNIGSEVAKRARGFEMRVLGYDPYVTEERAQNMQVELATLERIYKEADFITLHVPLTPQTKNMIGAKELAMMKPSTRIINAARGGLIDEEALVAAINAKKLAGAAIDVFVQEPCTESILFGVDNIIVTPHLGASTAEAQDMATSDVVDQVIAVFNGRPARYAVNAPYIPVESLPVIAPYVKVARTLGRLLQQMAEGQFKSLTIKYGGEIAAFETRALKATVLGGILEQISEERVNVVNADIVACKRGIAIAEQKEPVCDNYQSLITVQAVTAGGPLAVAATFIRGEVHVVKVNEYWIDIVPTGGYFLFAAHRDRPGLIGAVGNITGMADVNVSYMHLSRLKPRGQAMMVLALDEALSDANLKQITSLDGVQTAKLVKL; this is encoded by the coding sequence ATGAAAAAAGTACTCGTCGCCGACGCCCTTTCGCCCGCCGGGGTGGAACGTATCAAGGCCGTAGCCGAGGTCGATATCAGGACCGGTCTCAAGCCGGATGAACTAATCGCCGCCATCGGAGATTACGACGCCCTCCTGGTGCGTTCCCAGACACAGGTCACCGCGGCGGTCATCGAGGCCGGCAAGAAACTCCAGATCATCGGCCGCGCCGGCGTGGGCGTGGACAACATCGATATCAACGCCGCCACCGAGCGGGGCATCATCGTGGTCAACGCCCCCACCGGCAACACCATCTCCGCCGCCGAACACGCCATGGCCCTGATGCTGTCGCTGGCCCGCCATATCCCCCGCGCCAACTCCTCCCTCAAGAGCTGCCAGTGGAAACGCTCCGATTTCATGGGCACCGAACTCAAGGGTAAAACCCTGGGTGTCGTCGGCCTGGGTAATATCGGCTCTGAAGTAGCCAAGCGCGCCCGCGGTTTTGAGATGCGCGTCCTAGGGTATGACCCCTACGTCACCGAAGAACGCGCCCAGAACATGCAGGTTGAACTGGCCACCCTCGAACGTATCTATAAGGAAGCGGATTTCATCACCCTGCACGTGCCGCTGACCCCGCAGACCAAGAACATGATAGGCGCCAAAGAACTGGCCATGATGAAACCCTCAACCCGGATCATCAACGCCGCGCGCGGCGGCCTCATCGATGAAGAGGCGCTGGTGGCCGCCATCAACGCCAAAAAGCTGGCCGGCGCCGCCATCGATGTCTTCGTCCAGGAACCCTGCACCGAGAGCATCCTCTTCGGCGTCGATAACATCATCGTCACTCCCCACCTGGGCGCCTCCACCGCCGAGGCCCAGGACATGGCTACCTCCGATGTGGTGGATCAGGTTATCGCCGTGTTCAACGGCCGTCCGGCCCGCTACGCCGTCAACGCCCCCTACATCCCGGTGGAAAGCCTGCCGGTGATCGCTCCTTATGTAAAGGTGGCCCGCACCCTGGGACGGCTCTTGCAGCAGATGGCGGAAGGCCAGTTCAAGAGCCTCACCATCAAGTACGGCGGTGAGATCGCCGCATTCGAGACCCGCGCCCTCAAAGCCACTGTGCTGGGCGGCATCCTGGAGCAGATATCAGAGGAGCGGGTCAACGTGGTCAACGCCGATATCGTCGCCTGCAAGCGCGGCATCGCCATCGCCGAACAGAAGGAACCGGTGTGCGACAACTACCAGAGCCTCATCACCGTTCAGGCAGTCACCGCCGGCGGCCCGCTGGCAGTGGCGGCCACCTTCATCCGCGGTGAGGTGCACGTCGTCAAGGTCAACGAATACTGGATCGATATCGTTCCCACCGGCGGCTACTTCCTGTTCGCCGCCCACCGCGACCGGCCCGGTCTGATCGGCGCCGTCGGCAACATCACCGGCATGGCGGACGTCAATGTCAGCTACATGCACCTTTCGCGCCTGAAACCCCGCGGCCAGGCGATGATGGTGCTGGCACTCGATGAAGCCCTGTCCGACGCCAACCTCAAGCAGATCACCTCTCTTGATGGCGTTCAGACGGCAAAATTGGTGAAGCTGTAA
- a CDS encoding glycosyltransferase family 4 protein has protein sequence MKIALVAPYDFSHPGGVANHVTALERQLTAMGHRVVVIAPASRPVTTFEDRFVHIGTPRPMPASGSVARITISVRLANKIKAVLAKEQFDVIHLHEPFMIMLCSAILRYSKTVNVGTFHAADARPGYSFGGPITKFILNRRARKLHGHIAVSPAAQDYHSKYVKAEYTIIPNGIDLGHFNTSVEPIPQYCDGKVNILFVGRLEKRKGLNYLIDAFKKVHKDHPNTRLLIVGPGTRLRPKYEKMVRNAHLENDVVFTDGVSYTDLPRYYKTADICCAPATGQESFGIILLEAMALGKPVVASNIAGYAGVLTHEKEGLLVKPRHAHDLANAISRLVEDEPLRHKLGRQGLETVQNYAWDKVARRVAEYYRLVLARCGKPQPADADTAPVEPLTV, from the coding sequence GTGAAAATAGCCCTGGTGGCACCGTATGATTTTTCTCATCCCGGGGGGGTAGCCAACCACGTAACGGCCCTTGAACGGCAGTTGACCGCGATGGGGCACAGGGTGGTGGTCATCGCCCCCGCGTCCCGTCCGGTGACCACTTTTGAAGACAGGTTCGTGCACATCGGAACGCCGCGGCCGATGCCCGCTTCCGGGTCGGTGGCGCGCATCACCATTTCGGTGCGTCTGGCCAACAAGATCAAGGCGGTCCTGGCCAAAGAGCAATTCGATGTCATCCACTTACACGAGCCATTCATGATCATGCTATGCTCGGCGATACTGCGATATTCCAAAACAGTCAACGTCGGGACTTTCCATGCCGCCGATGCCAGACCGGGTTACAGTTTCGGCGGGCCGATCACCAAATTCATTCTGAACCGTCGCGCCCGCAAATTGCACGGTCATATCGCCGTCTCGCCGGCGGCGCAGGATTACCACTCGAAGTACGTCAAAGCGGAATACACCATTATTCCCAACGGCATCGACCTGGGGCACTTCAACACATCGGTCGAGCCAATACCTCAATATTGCGATGGTAAGGTGAATATCCTGTTCGTCGGGCGCCTTGAAAAACGCAAAGGCCTCAACTATCTCATCGACGCCTTCAAAAAGGTGCACAAGGACCATCCGAACACCAGGCTGCTGATCGTCGGACCGGGCACCCGCTTGAGACCAAAATACGAGAAAATGGTACGCAACGCCCACCTGGAAAACGATGTCGTCTTTACCGACGGTGTCAGCTACACCGACCTGCCGCGTTACTATAAGACGGCGGACATCTGCTGCGCCCCGGCCACCGGGCAGGAGAGTTTCGGCATCATTCTTCTTGAAGCGATGGCTTTGGGTAAACCGGTTGTGGCTTCCAATATAGCGGGGTATGCAGGTGTGCTGACGCATGAGAAAGAAGGTCTGCTGGTCAAACCCCGTCACGCCCATGACCTGGCCAATGCCATTTCCCGGTTGGTCGAAGATGAACCGCTAAGACACAAATTAGGCCGCCAGGGACTGGAAACGGTCCAGAACTATGCCTGGGACAAGGTTGCCCGGCGGGTGGCTGAATACTACCGGTTGGTGCTGGCCAGATGTGGCAAACCCCAGCCGGCGGATGCCGATACCGCGCCCGTTGAACCACTGACAGTCTGA